The Granulicella sp. 5B5 nucleotide sequence ATCGCTGTAAACGCTGCGCCTATGATCACGGCCACAGCCAGGTCCATCACGTTGCCGCGCAAAATAAAGTCACGAAATCCCTTCAGCATTTCCATCCTCCAGTAAGAGTAGTCGGAGACACAGTCTCCACAGGGCCCACTTTCCCGGCGAGTATACACGCCGGCCTCAAGTATCCTATTAGCTGTGCATACAGCCTCCATGCGCGTTCGCCTGCTCACCTTCGGCCCTCTCAAGTCTGCCCTGCCTGAAGGCGGCCGCTGGTGCGAGCTCCCGCAGGGCGCCTCAGTCGCCGCGCTGCTCGCCGATCTGCGCAACACCGGCGTCTTCTCCGAGGCCGCGCTGCACTCCGCCGCCATCGCCATCAACCAGGAGTACGCCGTGCCCACTGCCACGCTTCACGATGGCGACGAGGTCGCAATCCTCCCGCCGGTCAGCGGCGGCGCAGACCCTATTCCCGACTCACCGCTGGTCTCCATCACACGTGACCCCATCGACGCCGCGGCGATTCTCGCCTCGGTCAAGGCCGGTCCCGATGGCGCAGTCGTCGTCTTCGACGGCATCGTCCGCGACAACACCCGTGGCCGCCAGACGCTCTACCTCGACTACGAAGCTTACGAGGAGATGGCCCTGCGCCAGATGCAGCTCCTCCGCGCCGAAGCCCTGGAGCACAAGGACGCGCGCGAAGTTGCCATCGTGCATCGCCTCGGCCGTCTGCACATCGGCGAGACCAGCGTGCTCATCGCCGTCGCTTCCGCGCATCGCGGCGTCGCCTTCGACGCCTGCCGCTGGGTAATCGACACCCTCAAAAAGACCGTCCCAATCTGGAAGAAGGAACAGTTTGCCGACGGGGCCGTCTGGGCCGATGGCGAGCCGTTTCCTGAGGACCTTTCCGGAAGCTCACGATGAAGTTCGCCCCCACGGCCGCCACGCTCGCGGTCCTCGTCTCACTCCCGCTCCTCTGTCCGGCCCAGCAGCAGCCCGCACCCGTCGAGCGCCAGCTCCCCCGGGTCCCCGGGCTCCGCGTCGAGTCCCGCCTCGTCCCCGTCGCCGTCAACGTCGTCGATGAGCACGGCGCACCCGTCGGCGGCCTCACCCAGGACGATTTCGCAATCTTCGAAGACAGCAAGCCGCAAAAGATCGCCGTCTTCGACCGCGACTCCACCACGCCGCTGCAGATCGTGCTCGCCATCGACGCCAGCGAGAGCGTCTTCGTCGACGACCACCTCGAGCATGAGGCCGCCAAGAGCTTCGTCAAAACCATCCTCCGCCCGCAGGACCGCATCGGCGTCATGGCCTTCTCCGACAACGTCGATGAGGTCGTAGCCTTCACCAACAACCTGCATCGCATCGACGACGGCCTCGACGGTATCCAGCACGGCGACGCCACCGCGCTCTACGACGCCATCTACCTCGCCAGCCAGCGCATGACGGAAGCACCGCTCACCGCCGCGCGCCGCGTCGTTGTGCTCATTACCGACGGCGAAAACACCACCCGCCACGGCAGCTACGACGCTGCGCTGGAGCAGGCCGAGCGCGCCGGCGCCATGATCTACTCACTCATCATCG carries:
- a CDS encoding molybdenum cofactor biosynthesis protein MoaE; amino-acid sequence: MRVRLLTFGPLKSALPEGGRWCELPQGASVAALLADLRNTGVFSEAALHSAAIAINQEYAVPTATLHDGDEVAILPPVSGGADPIPDSPLVSITRDPIDAAAILASVKAGPDGAVVVFDGIVRDNTRGRQTLYLDYEAYEEMALRQMQLLRAEALEHKDAREVAIVHRLGRLHIGETSVLIAVASAHRGVAFDACRWVIDTLKKTVPIWKKEQFADGAVWADGEPFPEDLSGSSR
- a CDS encoding VWA domain-containing protein; this encodes MKFAPTAATLAVLVSLPLLCPAQQQPAPVERQLPRVPGLRVESRLVPVAVNVVDEHGAPVGGLTQDDFAIFEDSKPQKIAVFDRDSTTPLQIVLAIDASESVFVDDHLEHEAAKSFVKTILRPQDRIGVMAFSDNVDEVVAFTNNLHRIDDGLDGIQHGDATALYDAIYLASQRMTEAPLTAARRVVVLITDGENTTRHGSYDAALEQAERAGAMIYSLIIVPVEADAGRNTGGEHALIQMARDTGGKFYYVSDKRDLAPAFQHVSDDLRTQYTLGYYAPQRGADLSGLRHIRIELKDPALRAKYRLRYRTAYYANRPPE